A window of candidate division KSB1 bacterium genomic DNA:
GCGAGCGGTGAGAACACGTCCACGACCTTATCCCGTTCTCGTCGGCGATCGAAAAAAGGTCCGAAAAAAATATATGCAAGAACTCAAAGCCCAGGCGCCTGTCGTGAAAAGTTAGTGACATTGGACAAGATGTCTGCGCTACATTTTCATCGTGATGGGTATGCAAACGTGCATGACAATTCTTCCAGAATGACTTTTATCCGGCTCGATATTTTGATTGTCAAAATTTATCAGGCGTAACTACGAACGCTTTGTGTTGGCTTCACTTTCTGAACAACTCTTGATACTTCAAAGCTTCACCCTTTTCCCACGGGCGATATTCGTTGCAAAAATCGATGCGGTCACCGAGGGTGGGATGAGAGGCGCGCCATAATTTGTACAGCCAGCCGGGCCGGGGATTGCCGAGATTTTCCTGCTGCAGTTTCACGAATGCGGTGGCCGCGGCATGATTGGTTTGGGTGATTTCCAAACCGAAGCGATCGGCCTCGTGTTCTTGATAGCGGGTAAAGGTCAACGCGACGGGCGTGATCACCAGCGAAAAAACGCTCACCAGCAGGATGATCAACGGCAACGAGGCGATATCGGAAAGTTGATCGAATCCCCAGCGATCTTTGAATTTGTTGATGAGCGTGCCGGCGACACGATAGGCGGCGTAGAGTGTGATGAGAATCAGCAGCGAGAAGAATAAAATGCTTTTAACCACATGGCCCAAAACATAATGCCCCATCTCGTGGCCCATGACGAAGAGCAGCTCCTTTTCATTGAGCTTGGCGATGATGGTATCCCACAAGACGATGCGCTTGGTGTTCAGGAAGCCGGTGACGTAGGCGTTGACGGCTTTGGTATCGACGCTTTTATTGACTTCGTAAACGCGGCTGCCCTCGATACCGGCCTGCTCGGCCAAAGCGAGAATTTTCGCTTCCAGCGCCTTGTCATTCATCGGGCCGAATTTGTTGAACAGCGGATCGATCCAGACCGGACTGATCAACATTACAAAAAAGAGAAACGGCACCACGAGCAGGCCAGTGTAAAGCCACCAGCGGCGCGGGCTTTTTTTGAGCAAGAGATAGGGAACCCACAAAAACAAAACGCCGCCGGCAATGCCGACCATCAGCGCTTTTAGCGCGTCGCCGAACCATTTGCCGAAGGTTTGGTTGGACAACTCATAAGCATGCTGCCGGACGAAGCCTTGATAATAGGAGAGCGGAAGATCGATGATGAAATTGATGACGGTGAAAATAATAAAATAAAGGCCAATAACGAAGAACCACTTGCGCCCGAACTGCTGCGCCCAGTTGCGGATTTTCGCCGAAAAGCCGGTGAATAAGAACAGCGCCGGAATCAGCATCCCCCAAAAGAGATTGACAAACCAGAGCACGTTGCCGCTGCGATAGTAGCGTGCGGCTTTTTCACTCATTTCGGGAACCGCGACCGGCCCGGTTTCTTCCGGTGCGGTGATCGCCCTGGCGCTGGAATCGGGCATGGGGGTTTGTTCCTGAGCGACAAGCGCGCTTGCCAGGAGCAACGTGAAGCCGGCGATAAACAAAATTTGACGCATCGTTTCCTCCTTCCTCGAAGTTTGAATTTTGTATAAGATAAAATAGAATTTGACGAAAACAAGAAAATTTATCGACTTGACTTTTCGAATACGGCGGGCTATATTTGTGTTATGCAACCACCTGCAATCATCGAAACCTCTCGACTGCGTTTGCGCGTGCCGGTGATGGAAGACGCCGTGCCGATCTTCGAGCAGTATGGACAAGACCCCGACGTCACCAAGTTTTTGTCGTGGCCACCACATCAATCACTCGCAGATACCAGCGAATTTATCAAGCGGTGTTTGACGGTTTGGGAAAATGGGTCGGCATTTCCCTGGGCCATGACACGCAAAGATGATCATCGGCTTTTGGGGATGATCGAGCTTCGCCTTCGAGATCACAAAGCCGATGTGGGATATGTTTTGGCGCGCGCGTATTGGAACAAAGGCTATGCAACCGAGGCAACCAAAGCCGTTGTGGCGTGGGCGCTCGCGCAGAAAGAGATTTATCGTGTTTGGGCGGTTTGCGATGTGGAGAATCTCGCCTCGGCGCGGGTGTTGGAAAAGGTTGGCATGGCGAGAGAGGGTGTGCTGCGCCGGTGGCTCAGCCATCCGAACTGCGGTGAGGCGCCGCGGGATTGTTACTGTTATTCGATAATCAAATAGGTTGCGCGGTTGGCCAATGACGGCGAGGCGGAAAAATTATGATTGACGAAACCTGGTATCAACGCCCTCCCAACATCCCGGAGCACATTTCCGCTGGCGGCGTCGTGGCGCGCGTCGAAGATGGCCGCGTTTACATTGCGCTGGTTGGAGAACGAGGCCTGTCGAAATTCGTCCTGCCCAAAGGCCACGTCGAAGCCGGGGAAACTTTGGAGCAGGCGGCGGCGCGTGAGATCGAGGAGGAAGCCGGTTTCTCACAACTTGCGCTGGTGGCGCCGTTGGGAATGAAAGAACGTTTGGATTTCAGCAAGCGAACGTGGAAAAAAACATATTATTTTTTGTTCACCACGCATGAGAGGGACGGCGTTCCGACCGATAAAAAACATCATTATCGCGTCACATGGGTTGATCTTGACAAAATTCCCGAACTCTTTTGGCCGGAGCAGACGCAGTTGATTCGAGAAAATTGTAAGCAAATTGCGGCTTTGGCAGGTAAAATAAAATAGCTCCAACACCAAAAATAAAGAACGAGAAAACGATTTTTCCCTTGACAATCTGTTATTTTTTTTATATACTGTGACCGATTGAGGTGGCTGGATGCGGAGGCGTTTTCATGACAATTCCGCAGCAACAGGCGGGCGTTTGAGAGTGGAAATAATTGACTCGGCCTTAAGGCCAAAATAACGATTCAGAACATAAGGAGGCAAAAAGCTTATGAGGGAAAAAATGAAGTCCTATGTCGCCAAGGGTTTGGCGATCTGCATGTTGGCTTCCCTCTCCCTGGTAGCGTGCACGAAGCATCCCAGCAAAGAACAATTGCAGGCTCTTGAGGAGGCGAGACAAGCCGCGGCAGCCGCCGAAGCGCAATTGGCGCAAAAACGCGCCGAGCGCGATGCGTTGTTGAAACAGTTGCAGGAAAAGAAAGCGGCGCTGCAAAAAGCGCAGGCTGAAAAAGCTGCCGTGTCGGCGCGCTTGAGCGGCAATTGATCGACGCCGTTGCCAAATTGACCATGCCTCCGCCTGCAGATGCTTTCATTGCCGCGAAAATTTTCGCAGCGATCCTAATCAACCGGATCTGCCGGAGGACAAACGAACCTAACTACTCCATGCGTGGAGGGAAAACATGAAAATTTCCACTAAAATTTTTCTCACCCTTGTCATCGGCATGCTGAGCCTGTCTGTGGTTGCGCCGGCGGTCGCGCAAGAAAGGAAGATGACAATGGCAGAGTATAACAACGAGCTAAGTGCCGCCAAACAGCGCGAGGCCAATGCCAAGGCTGAAATCGCCAAGCTCGATACCGAGATCGCGCAATTGCGGAGCGAGATCGCCAGCCTGGATCAGCAGACGACGCAAACCTGGGATGAAATTTACGCCATGCTCGGCACCGACCGCGCCGGCGTCGAAGCCTATCGCAATCAAATGCGCGCGCTCGAAGCCGAGGTCGACGGCTTGATGGCGCTTTCGCCGGAAGAGCTGTTCAAGCGCCGCGCCGAGTTGGATCAGCTCCAGGCTCGTCTCGATGAGATGAAGAAGAACAATATCTCCAAGCTCACCGAGATGCAGGATTGGATCGCCACCATCGAAGGCAAGCTGGCGCAACTGCGCGCCCGCATGCCCAAGGCTATCTTCGATCAGTACACCGTCGTCAGAGGCGATTACCTGTGGAAGATCTCGAAGAAGCCGAATATTTACGGCGACCCCTATCAATGGATGCGGATTTACTCGTACAATCGCGAGATGATCAAGAATCCGGATTTGATTTACCCCAATTGGAATTTGAAAATCCAGCGGGAAGTCGGGCCGGATGAATATCTGGTGAAGAAGGGCGACTCGCTGCGCCGAATCGCCAAGAGCATGGGCGACGCGATGAGTTGGACGAAGATTTATGAAGCCAACAAAGACATCATCGGCGAAGACCGCAGCCGTCTGTATCCCTACACCGTTTTGAGGGTGCCGAGATAACTCACGGTTGATTGGAAAATCATGCCCCGCGCTTCCTCAAGATGAGTTTTGGAGGGCGGGGCTTTTGTCTTTTAGGACACCATTAAGGACAAACATTGCACTCGACTTCTGACCAGACTTTGGATGAGAGCAAGGGAGATTCTCCCGCCGTTCCTGCGCCCGCCATGCCGCAAGAGCGCCGCATTTCGATTCGCGGCGTCGATTCGCTGCAGTTGCTCGGACAGGGTGACCAGCACCTGAAAGAAATTCTCAAAAACTTCAACGCCCGGGTCACCGTGCGCGGGCACGAGATCATTTTGCAGGGCCAGGAGCAGGAGCTCCGCCAGCTCGACCGGCTCTTCACCGAATTGATTCTCGTGCTGAATCGCAACGACGAGCTGCGCCACGCCGATGTCGAGACCATGATCAGCGTGGTCAAACGCGGCAACGGCCTGCCCGGCTCGGGCAACAAAAACGCCAACTCGGAGGCCGCGCCATCCGCCGGCCCGCAAAATTCCCGCCCGGTCATCATTTACACCAAAACTGCAGCGATCAAGCCGAAAACCGACGGCCAGTTGGGATTTTATCATGCGACGTTGAAAAATGACATCGTTTTCGCCATTGGCCCGGCGGGAACAGGAAAAACTTATCTGGCCGTGGCGATTGCGGTGGCGCATTTGCGCGACCGCCAGATGGATCGCATTGTGCTGGCGCGTCCCGCTGTTGAAGCGGGAGAAAGCCTGGGATTTTTGCCGGGCGATCTCAAAGAAAAAGTCGATCCGTATTTGCGGCCGCTGTACGATGCGTTGTTCGACATGATTCCGGCGGAGAAATTGCGGCGCTATCTTGAAACACAGGTGATCGAGATCGTGCCGCTGGCCTACATGCGCGGCCGCACGTTGAACAACGCCTTCGTCATTCTCGACGAAGCGCAAAACACCACGCCCGGCCAGATGAAAATGTTTCTCACCCGCCTGGGCATCAATTCCAAAGCCATCGTCACCGGCGACATCACCCAAATCGATTTGCCGAGCACTTCACCGTCCGGCCTGGTGCAGATTCGCGAGATTCTGCAAGGGGTGGAAGGCATCAGCTTCGTTTATCTTTCCGACCAGGACGTGGTTCGACACCGGCTGGTGCGTGACATCATCAAAGCGTATGATCATTACAGCCAGTAAGTTTTATGCAAACGCTACGGCGATGGCTTGAAGGTTTGACGAACTTTCAAATCTTCAAGCGGCTCGTCAACGCCCCGCCAAGGAAGCCTGTGGATTTTTGGCAGCAGCACCGCCGGCAGTTTCTCATTGCCGCGGCGTTCGTGCTCGCGGGGATGTTCTTGTTTCCGCGCGGCAAATCCTTTCAATTTGCCGATTTGCGCGAAGGAGAGATTTACGAGGGGGAACAGATCATTGCGCCCTTCACCTTTTCAATCAACAAAACTTCCGAGGAATACAACCGCGATGTGCGCGCCGCACGTGAAAGTGTTTACCCGGTTTTCGTGCGCGACGACAGCATCGAAGCGCAGCAACTGCGGGCGCTCGCCGATTTTCTCGCCGGCCTGGAGCAGAATCTCGCAACGCTTCTGCCGGATTCGATCAAGCTGCTGCGGCTGCGCGATTTTTTTGCCTCGCAGCCGAAATTCGTGATGTCCGACGAGGGGCTGCGGTTTCTTTTGCACGGCTTTGCCCGGCCGCCGAGGCCCGGCCTTCGATTCGACGCCTATGCCGGACAATTGCAGCGCATTGCCCGCGACGTTTTTACCGTTGGAATTCTGAATCTGGAGCGCAGCGCGTTGCCGGCCCATGTGCAGCGCCTCTCCATCCGCCAGGGCGTGGACGAAATGGTGGAAAGCGTCGAGCAATTTGTGGGAAAGGAAGCGGCAAAGGCCGTGGCCCTGCAAAA
This region includes:
- a CDS encoding M48 family metallopeptidase, whose translation is MRQILFIAGFTLLLASALVAQEQTPMPDSSARAITAPEETGPVAVPEMSEKAARYYRSGNVLWFVNLFWGMLIPALFLFTGFSAKIRNWAQQFGRKWFFVIGLYFIIFTVINFIIDLPLSYYQGFVRQHAYELSNQTFGKWFGDALKALMVGIAGGVLFLWVPYLLLKKSPRRWWLYTGLLVVPFLFFVMLISPVWIDPLFNKFGPMNDKALEAKILALAEQAGIEGSRVYEVNKSVDTKAVNAYVTGFLNTKRIVLWDTIIAKLNEKELLFVMGHEMGHYVLGHVVKSILFFSLLILITLYAAYRVAGTLINKFKDRWGFDQLSDIASLPLIILLVSVFSLVITPVALTFTRYQEHEADRFGLEITQTNHAAATAFVKLQQENLGNPRPGWLYKLWRASHPTLGDRIDFCNEYRPWEKGEALKYQELFRK
- a CDS encoding GNAT family N-acetyltransferase codes for the protein MQPPAIIETSRLRLRVPVMEDAVPIFEQYGQDPDVTKFLSWPPHQSLADTSEFIKRCLTVWENGSAFPWAMTRKDDHRLLGMIELRLRDHKADVGYVLARAYWNKGYATEATKAVVAWALAQKEIYRVWAVCDVENLASARVLEKVGMAREGVLRRWLSHPNCGEAPRDCYCYSIIK
- a CDS encoding NUDIX domain-containing protein, whose product is MIDETWYQRPPNIPEHISAGGVVARVEDGRVYIALVGERGLSKFVLPKGHVEAGETLEQAAAREIEEEAGFSQLALVAPLGMKERLDFSKRTWKKTYYFLFTTHERDGVPTDKKHHYRVTWVDLDKIPELFWPEQTQLIRENCKQIAALAGKIK
- a CDS encoding DUF4407 domain-containing protein; this encodes MKISTKIFLTLVIGMLSLSVVAPAVAQERKMTMAEYNNELSAAKQREANAKAEIAKLDTEIAQLRSEIASLDQQTTQTWDEIYAMLGTDRAGVEAYRNQMRALEAEVDGLMALSPEELFKRRAELDQLQARLDEMKKNNISKLTEMQDWIATIEGKLAQLRARMPKAIFDQYTVVRGDYLWKISKKPNIYGDPYQWMRIYSYNREMIKNPDLIYPNWNLKIQREVGPDEYLVKKGDSLRRIAKSMGDAMSWTKIYEANKDIIGEDRSRLYPYTVLRVPR
- a CDS encoding PhoH family protein codes for the protein MPQERRISIRGVDSLQLLGQGDQHLKEILKNFNARVTVRGHEIILQGQEQELRQLDRLFTELILVLNRNDELRHADVETMISVVKRGNGLPGSGNKNANSEAAPSAGPQNSRPVIIYTKTAAIKPKTDGQLGFYHATLKNDIVFAIGPAGTGKTYLAVAIAVAHLRDRQMDRIVLARPAVEAGESLGFLPGDLKEKVDPYLRPLYDALFDMIPAEKLRRYLETQVIEIVPLAYMRGRTLNNAFVILDEAQNTTPGQMKMFLTRLGINSKAIVTGDITQIDLPSTSPSGLVQIREILQGVEGISFVYLSDQDVVRHRLVRDIIKAYDHYSQ